Within Xanthomonas theicola, the genomic segment ATCGTCGCGATGATCGACGAGGCGCGCGACGAGTACGGCGCCGACATCGTGCTGTTCCCGGAGTTGGCGGTCAGCGGCTATCCGCCGGAGGACCTGCTGCTGCGCCCCGGCTTCCTCGCCGATTGCGAACTGGCGGTGCAGCGCATCGCGGTGCGTGTGCACGGCATCGTCGCGGTGGTCGGCTGGCCGCAGAGCGCCGGCAGCGTGGTCTACAACGCCGTCAGCGTGCTGCGCGGCGGGCGCGTGGAGCGCACCTACCGCAAGCGCGAGCTGCCCAACTACGCGGTGTTCGACGAGCGCCGCTATTTCGACGTCGATCCGGACGGCGGCAGTTGCGTGTTCGAGGTCAAGGGCACGCCGGTCGGCGTGGTGATCTGCGAGGACCTGTGGTTCCCCGAACCGCTGGCCGATACCGCGCGCAGCGGCGCCGAACTGGTGCTGGTGCCCAATGCCTCGCCGTACGAGCGCGGCAAGCACGCGCAGCGCGACGCGCTGCTGGCCGAGCGCACCCGCCAGACCGGCGTGGCGCTGGCCTATCTCAACGTCGTCGGCGGCCAGGACGCACTGGTGTTCGACGGCGCTTCGGTGGTCGCCGACGGCGACGGCAGCGTGCATCCGGCCGCGGCGGCGTTCACCGATCAATGGCTGGTGGTGGACTACGCGGCGCAGACCCGTTCGTTCACCCTCTTGCGCTGGATCGACGACGGCGACGAAAGCGTGGACGCGCTGGCCTGGCGCGCGGTCGTGCGCGGGCTGCGCGACTATTGCGGCAAGAACCGCTTCGCCAAGGTCTGGCTGGGCCTGTCCGGCGGCATCGATTCGGCGCTGGTGCTGGCGATGGCGGTGGACGCGCTGGGTGCGGACAAGGTCACCGCGGTGCGGCTGCCGTCGCGCTACACCGCCGACCTGTCCAACGACCTGGCCGCCGAGCAGTGCCGCGCACTGGGCGTGAAGCTGGAGACGGTGGCGATCGAGCCGGCGTTCGAAGGCCTGCTGCAGGCGCTCGGTCCCTTGTTCGAGGGCACACAGCCCGACGTCGCCGAAGAGAACCTGCAGTCGCGCAGCCGCGGCGTGATCCTGATGGCGCTGTCCAACAAGTTCGGCGGGCTGCTGCTGACCACCGGCAACAAGAGCGAGTACGCGGTGGGCTACGCCACGATCTACGGCGACATGTGCGGCGGCTACGCGCCGCTGAAGGACCTGTACAAGAGCGAAGTGTTCGGGCTGGCGAAATGGCGCAACACGGTGGGCGGCGCGCCGGTGATCCCGCCGGCGGCGATCGCGCGGCCGCCGTCGGCGGAGCTGCGCGCCAACCAGACCGACCAGGATTCGCTGCCGCCGTACGACGTGCTCGACGGCATCCTGTACCGCTACGTCGACCAGGAGCAATCGCGCGACGAGATCGTCGCCGCCGGCTACGCCGCGGAGGTGGTCGATCACGTGGTGCGGCTGGTGCGCATCACCGAATGGAAGCGGCACCAGGCCGCGCCGGGACCGAAGGTGTCGCGGCGCGCGTTCGGCCGCGAGCGGCGTTATCCGATCACCAATGGGTACCAGGCGTAGTCGGGACGCCGCCGCCGCGGTCTGGCGGCGTTCGCTTCGCAGCACATCCCCATGTGCCGTGTTGCCGGGTGTCGGTCGCGGTCAAAACCGCTTCTGCAGGGGGCGGGAAGCGGCGCCGGAGTGATGCACTGGAGGGCCTTCAGCCCCGACGGCGCCCGCCGCCGGGAACGTGCGGCGCGTCGCTCGCCGCTGTCCGAGTCCCGAGTCCCCGGTTCCGAGTCCCGGTGTTTCTCACACCGCCTGCAGCAGCCGCAACCCGAACGCGTCGTCCTGCGCGTTCCAGCCATGGCTGACCCGCAGGCCGGCGGCCGCGGCCATCTCGCCGAAGTTCTGGTCGGTGTACTTGTGGCTGTATTCGACCTGCATGGCTTCGCCGGCGGCGAAGTCGAAGCGGCGTCCGGCCACGTGCACCTGCTGCGCGCGCTGGCTGACCAGGAAGGTCTCGATGCGCTGGCGGTCGCGCGCGTACACCGCGCGGTGGCGGAACTGCGCCAGGTCGAAGTCGCTGCCGATCTCGCGGTTGAGGCGGCGCAGCAGGTTCACGGTGAATTGGGCAGTGACGCCGGCCGCGTCGTTGTAGGCGGCGTCCAGCAGCGCCGGGTCCTTGTCCAGATCGATGCCGATCAGGGCGCGGCCATCGTGGCGCATGGTCTCGCGCATCGAGGCCAGCAGCCGGACGCCGTCCTCGCGGGTGAAATTGCCCAACGTGGAGCCGGGAAAGAACACCAGGGTGCGGCGCGCGGCGCGCCGCGGCGCCGGCAGCGCCACCGGGGCGGTGAAATCGGCGCAGACCGGCAGCATCTGGATGCGCGGGAAGCGCTCGGCCAGGCGCGCGGTGCTGGACATCAGCATGTCGCGCGAGATCTCGATCGGGGTGTAGGCCACCGGCGCGCGCAAGCCTTCCAGCAAGAGTTCGGTCTTGCGCCCGCTGCCGCTGCCCAGTTCCACCACGTGCGCGCCGCTGCCGGCCGCCTGCGCGATCGAGGGCATTCGCGCTTCCAGCAGATCCAGCTCGGTGCGGGTCAGGTAGTACTCGGGCTGGCGGGTGATCGCCTCGAACAGCCGCGAGCCTTCGGCGTCGTAGAAGTACTTGGACGGCAATTGCTTGGGGCGGCGCGACAGGCCGGCGATCGCGTCGGCGGCGATGTCGTCGGGCTGCGGATGCAGGTCGGTCAGCGCGGCTTCGGTCAGCGCGCGGGCGGTCGCGGCGTTCATGCGGGATCCTTGGCCAGGCGCACGCCGGCGAACTGCCATCGCGCATCGGAGGGGAAGAAGTTGCGGTAGCTGGCGCGCACATGGTCGTGCGGCGTCGCGCAGCTGGCGCCGCGCAACACCCACTGCGCGTTCATGAACTTGCCGTTGTACTCGCCCAGCGCGCCCGACCATGGGCGGAAGCCGGGGTAGGCCAGGTAGGCGCTGCCGGTCCATTCCCAGACATCGCCGAACAACTGCTGCAGGCCGGCCTCGTTCGGTGCGGCGGAGTGCGGATGCAGCGCGTCGGCGTCGGCGAAGTTGCCGGCGATGGCGACGCCGGTGGCGGCCTGTTCCCATTCGGCCTCGGTTGGCAGGCGGGCACCGGCCCAGCGCGCGTAGGCATCGGCTTCGAACAGGCTGATATGGCAGACCGGCGCATGCGGATCGCGCGCGCGCCAGCCGCCCAGGGTGAACTCGCGCTCGCCGTCGGCATGCCAGTACAGCGGCCGCTGCCAGTCCCCGGCGTTGCGCCGCGCCCATCCATCGCTGAGCCACAGGGCGACGTTGCGGTAGCCGCCGTCGGCCACGAACGCGGCGTACTCGGCGTTGCTCACCGGGCGGCTGGCCAGCGCGTGCGCCGGCACCAGCACGCGGTGCCGCGGCGACTCGTTGTCGTACGCGAACGCGGCATGCGCCGGCCAGCCAGGGGCGCCGATCTCGCACAGCTGCTCGTCGCGCTGGATCCAGCGCAACGCGCTGGCGGGCGCAGGCGCCGCCGCGAGGTCGTGGCGATACGCCGGGGCCAGCGGATTGCTCCAGAACGCGTGCTTGATGTCGGTCAGCAGCAGCTCCTGGTGCTGCTGCTCGTGGTGCAGGCCCAGTTCCAGCACATGCAGCGTCTGCGCCGACAGATCGCCGGTCCGCAGTCGCGCCAGCACCCGCGCCTCGACTTCGGCGCGGTAGTCCCGCACCTGCGCCATCGACGGGCGCGACAGCACGCCGCGGCGCGGCCGCGCATGCATCGGGCCGACGCTCTGGTAATAGCTGTTGAACAGGAAGTCCCATTGCGGATCGACCGCGCGGTAGCCGCCGTCGGCGGCCAGCACGAAACGCTCGAAGAACCAGGTGGTATGCGCGAGGTGCCATTTCGCAGGACTGGCGTCGTCCATGCTCTGCACCATGGCGTCCTCTTCGCTCAGGGGCGCGGCGAGCTGGCTGCTGTACTGGCGCACGCTGCGGAAACGCGCCGCCAGCGACACGCTGGACGCCACGGGCAAGGAGGATGGCGCCGCAGAGGTCGCTTGCATCGATCCAGCTTAGGGGAAGTCCGTGAACATGCCTTCACGTGCGCTGGAACGTCGCGTTACGCTAACGCACATGTCTACAGCAGCCCTGTCCAACGCCTCCACGCCGGCATCCATGGCCGCCGCAGCGCCGGCGGTCCCGGTCGACCTCGCCGAGGCGCCGTACGCCTTCGCCCTGCCCGGCGGGGTCCGCTACCTGGACACCGCCAGCAAGGGGCCGCGGCTGGCCAGCGTGCTCGCCGCCGGGCAGGCGGCGCTGGCCGCCTCGACCACGCCGTGGGCGCTGTCCTTCGAGGCCTGGCGCGTGCAGATCGAGACCCTGCGCGGCCTGGCCGCAGCGACCCTGTTCGAGGGCGATGTCGACGGCGTGGCGATGGTGCCGTCGGCTGCCTACGGCCTGGCCACCGCGGCGCGGCAATTGCCGCTGGCGGCCGGCGAGGCGATTTTGCTGCTCGATGGCCAGTTTCCGTCGAACCTGTTGCTGTGGCAGCAGCGCTGCGCCGAGACCGGTGCGCACCTGGCGGTGGTCCGGTGCGGGCCGCAGCAGGACTGGACCGAGGCGGTGCTGGCGGCGCTGGACGCACAGCCGCGGGTGCGGATCGCGACGCTGCCCAATGCCGATTGGCGCGACGGCGCGTTGCTGGACCTGGACCGCATCGCCGCGCGGGTGCACGCGGCGGGCGCGGCGCTGGTGCTGGATCTGAGTCAGAGCCTGGGCGTGCTGCCGGCGCGGCTGGCGGCATGGCGGCCGCAGTTCGTGGTCGCGGTCGGGCACAAGTGGCTGCTGGGGCCGATGGGATTGGCATGGCTGTGGGCCGCACCGCAATGGCGTGCGCACGGCGTGCCGATCGAGCATCACTGGCAGGCCCGCGACCCGGGTGCCGACTGGAGCTTCCCGGCCGAGGCGCCGCCCCCGTTTCGCGCCGGCGCGCGCCGCTTCGACGCCGGCGGCGTCGCCGAGCCGCTGCGGCTGGCGATGGCCACTGCGGCGCTGCGGCAAGTGCGGCATTGGCAGCCGGCGCGGATCGCGTCGCGGCTGGGCGACCTTGGTGCGGCGTTCGAGACGGAGCTGCAGGCGCAAGGCGCGGGTGACTGGACCGTGCCCGGTCATGCGCCGCACCTGAGCGCGCTGCGCCCGCCGGCATCGGCCATGCAGGCCTTGCTGCCGTGGCTGCAGCGCGCGCAGGTGATCTGCACCCACCGCCATGGCGCATTGCGCATCGCGCCGTACCTGCAGCTGACGCCGGAGGCGATGCGCGGTTTGGCGCGGGAGATGGTCGCAGCGGCGCGCGGTTGAGCGGTCCGTTCGAAACGCGTTCGCGGCGCTTCCATGGGGAAGCGGCTCTGTGCGGCCTCGGGCCGTCGGCCCCGACGGCGACTGCAGACGGGAGGTTGGCTGCTTCGTTCGTCGCCACTGATGGCCTGAGGCCACCCGGAGTCGCTCCCACAAGTTCCAGGTGCGTCGTGCCCCTGCGAAGTTTGGGATGTTCGTTGGCCGCATCGACGGCGCCTCGCCGATCTGCGTTGGCGCGTTGCGCTGCCAATGTTGCGCAGCCCGGTCTCACTCTGGCGGCGCCTGCACCGCCACCGTCACTTCCAGCACGTCGTGGCGCCAGGACTCGATGTCGAATTCCACCGCGCGGCCGTCAGCGGCGTAGCTGACCCGCTGTAGCCGGAAGCACGGCGTGCCGGCGGTGGACTGCAGCAGCGCGGCCTGCTCGGCGTCCAGCGTGGCCGGATACATGGACAGCCGGCTGCGCGCCTGGCGCAGCCCGAGCCGTTGCCCGAGCACCGCACTGAGCGAGCCGGCCAGGTCGTGCTCGAGCAGGGTCGGCGCCCACGCGGCCAGGATCGCATTGGTCTCCAGCAACACCGCGCGGCGGCCGATCCAGCGCCGGCGCTGCAGCACGAACACCTCGGCCTGGGCATCGTCCAGTTCCAGCTGCCGCGCCAGTGCGGGCCCGGCCGGCTGGCGCCGCGCGCCGAGCAGTTCGGTGCGCGGCGCGCCGCCCTGCGCGGCCACGTACTGCATGAAGCCGGCGATGCTGGTGGGATCTTGGCGCACGCGCGACGCGCTGACGAACCAGCCGCGCCGGTTCTCGCGGTAGATGCGGCCCTCCGATTCCAGTTGCTGCAGCGCCTCGCGCAAGGTGATGCGGGTGCAGCCGAACAGCGTGGCCAGCTCGCGCTCCACCGGCAGGCGCTGATCCGCGGCCCATTCGCCGCCGGCGATGCGCGCCAGCAGCGCATCGACGATGCGCTGGCCGAAACCGGCGGCGGGATTCAATGGCGTGGGCATCGGTTCTCCGTGGCGGCGCTGCGCTTTTCTTCCTGTGGTTGCAGATAACGAAACGTGTGGGAGCGACTCCGGGTCGCCTCGGGCCATCGATCGCGACCGGGCGGGTTCGTAAAGCCCGTCGCGACTGGTCTGGCTCCCGCAACGCTGCGCTCATTGCAAATGCCCGGGCCGAGAATGCTTCAGCATAGCGATGACGATGGGGTGCGTGGCGCGGCGACGCACCCGGCACGTCGGGCTGGCGAGCAGGGTGCGCAAACTGCATCGGTTGCGGCGCATGCGGATGCGCCGGCTCATGGCAGCGGTGGCACGGCGCCGGCGCGCCGCCGCTCGGCCTGCCACAGGCGCAGGCCGTAGACCGCCAGCGCCACGAAGCCGGCGTACAGCGCCGCGGTGGGATACAGCCCCTTGTACACGAACACGCCGACATAGACGCAGTCGAGCACGATCCACAGCCCCCAGTTGGCGATGCGCTTGCGCGCCGCCCAGAAGCTGGCGACCAGGCTGAAGGCGGACAGCGCCGCGTCCAGCCACGGCAGCGCGGCATCGGTGTGGCGATGCATCAGCCAGCCCAGCAGCACCGCGCCGGCGGCGCCGGCCAGCAGCGACAGCACGCCTTCGCGCAGCGGCAGCGGGCCGACATGCACCTTGCCGTGCTCCAGCCGGCCCTGGCTCCAGCGCCACCAGCCGTAGCCCTGCAGGAACACGTAGACGCCCTGCAGCAACATGTCCGAGTACAGCTTCCACTGGTAGAACAGCCACGCATAGAGCAGCACCGCGACGACGTTGACCGGCCAGCACCAGCGTATCCGGCGCGCGGTCAGCCACACGCCGAGCACGTTGACCAGCACGGCGAGGAGTTCGAGGGGGGACATGGGGGGCTCGATGGTTGGAGTGGGGGGAGTCGGGAACGGGGACCGGGGACCGGATCAGAAATCGAACTGCACCGCCAGCCGCGCGGTGCGCGGCGCGCCCAGGAACAGGTAGTCGTCGCCGAGGTATTCGCCGACGTCGCGCCAGTAGCGCTTGTCGGCCAGGTTGTCCACGCTCAGCCGCAGCGTAGTCGGCACCGTCCCCAGCCGCGTCGCGTAGCGTGCGCCCAAGGTGTACACGGTGTAGCCGCCGACGGCGACGTGGCCGATCCGGTCGGCGTACTTGGCGCCGCTGTACTGCGCGCCGCCCAGCAGCGCCAGGCCGCGCGCGCCGGGCACGTCCCAGCTGGCCTGGGCGCTGGCGCGCAGCCTTGGCACGTTCAGCGCCTGGTGGCCTTCGTAGGCCGGCGCGCCGGTGTCCTCGGCGCGCGCGCGAATGCCGGCGACGCTGGCCTGCACATGCAGCCCCGCGCCGATCGCGCCGTCGGCCGACAGCTCGATGCCGCGGTTGTGCAGGCGGCCCTGCTGCAGGTACAGGAAGCTGCCGTCGGCTTGCGGTTGTGCGTACTGGTAGGACTGGCGGATGTCGAACAGCGCCGCGCCCAGCGCCAGGCCGGCACGTTCGTACTTCAGGCCGGCCTCGCGCTGGTAGGCGCTGGTCGGGGCGAGGATCGCGTCGGCATTGCGGGCGAACCATGAGGCGGTGCCGCCCGGCGTCAGGCCCTTGGCGAAACTGGCGTACAGCGCCAGCGCAGGCTGCGGCTTGAACAGCAGCGCCGCCTGCGGCAGCAGTTCCGAGCGACGGGTCTGTCGGGTCAGCCGGCCGTTGCGGTCCCAGGCGCGCTCGTCGTAGCGCACCTGACGCGCGCCCAGCAGCAACTGCCAGGCATCGCCGATGCCGATCCGGTCGCTGGCCAGCAGCGACTTCTGCGTGCTGTCCAGGCGCCGGCGCTTGGGATCGAGCGCGGCCTCGGCCTGGGCCAGCAGCGGCGGATCGGCGTCGATGTTGCCGCTGCCGATCCATTCGTTGATCGAGCCATGCTGGTCGATGGTGCGGTGCAGGTAGTCCACGCCGGCGTTGAGCTGATGCTGCAGCGGGCCGGTGGCGAAGCTGCCGGACACGGTCGCCTGCACTTGGTCGTTGCGGCGCGTGTCGTCGGGGCTGCGGTAGTCGTAGATGTCGTAGTCGCCTTCGCGGCTGAAATGGTTGGGGACCGCGTCGCCGGCGCAGCTGGCCGCGCCGTAGCAGCCCCAGGCGAAGCTGGAATAGTCGTCGATCGCCGCGCGGCTGTGCGCTGCCGCCAGCTGCGCGTGCCAGGTGGCGTTGAAGCGGTACTGGTAGCGCAGCTGTGCATTGAGCGCGTCGATGCCGACGGGTTTGGACCAGGGCTGGTAGGCCAGCAGCCGGTGCACCGACACGTCGGCAGGCACGCGCTCGCCGCCGAGCAACTGGTAGCCGGGCACCGAGCGCTGCTGGCGGTCCTGGTATTCCACGTCCAGCTGCAGCGTCGATTGCGGGTCGATCTTCCAGTCCGCGGCCAGCGACAGGAAATTCCGATGGCCGTCGGCATGCGCGACGTAGCTGCGGATGTCCTCGTGCGCCGCGTTGACGCGCAGTCCAAACTGGCGGTCGCGGCCGAACCAGTCGCCCAGGTCCACGGCGGCGTAGCGGCCGCCGTCGTCGTCCATCCCCAGTAACAGCGAGCGCACCTGCTGCGGGCGCTTGGTCGCGTAGTCGATCACCCCGGCCGGCTCGGCGAGGCCCGATTGCAGGCCGGACAGGCCCTTGAGCACCTGCACCTGGTCCTTGTTCTCCAGCGCCACGTTCTGCTCGCCGGTGACGGTCAGGCCGTTGATGCGGTAGCTGTTGGCGGCGTTGAGCGAATAGCCGCGCACGACGAAGTTCTCGTAGTAGCCGATCGGTGCGTAGCTGTCGCCGACCGCGGCGTCGGCGCGCAGCACCTCGCTGAGCACGCGCACCTGGCGGTCGTCCAACTGGGTGCGGTCGATCACTGCGATCGCGGCGGGCGTGTCCAGCAGCGTGGCGTCGCCGTAGCCGGCCAGCGCGGAGCGGTTGCGCGGAGGCTCGCCCTGCACGTTGACCGTCTCCAGTTCGACCGGCGTCTGCGGGACATCGCCGGGGCCGGCGGCGTCTGCGGCCAGTGCCCGTGCCGGTGCGGCGATGGCCAGCGCCAGCGTCAGGGCGAGCGGCGCGGTGGAGCGAGAAGGATGAACCATGCGGAACCTCGAACGGATGCAAGGGGGGAAGGGAGCGGCGCGGCGTCCGATCGCGGCAGCGCCTGCGCGGCGCGGCGCGGGCAGTGCGGCGGCCGCCAGCGGCGTGTCCGGAGCGGTCATCGCCATGCCGCCGCGCGCCGTCGCAGGTGCCGCAGCAGGCGCTGGCCCTCGTCGTCGCCGAACCAGTCGGCATGGCCGAGCAGGTAGCGCCGGTAGGCGATGTCCGCATTGGCGTCCGAGCCAGTGATGCCGGCGAAGTACTCGATCTCGCTGAGCGCGAAATCGGCGTGCGCCAGCGGCAGCAGCGCCGCCAGCAAGCGCAGCTGCGCTGCGTCCAGCGGCAGAACCGCGGCGTAGCCGTGCAGCAGTGCGTCGAGCTGGTCGAGCTCGGCGACGGCGCGGCGGCCCTCGTCCAGATCGAGCCACGGCACCAGGTTGCGTTCGATCGCGGTGGCCAGGTCGTATAGGGCGAAGCTGCGGTCGGCCAGGCCGAAGTCGAACACCGCGCTGACCTCGCTGGCATCGCCCTGGCCGCGCCACAGCAGATTGGAGCCGTGCCAGTCGCCGTGCGTCCACAGTGCCGACGGCGGCGCGCGCAGCAGCGGCCAGGCCTGCGTGTGCCAGGGCAGCAGGTGCGCGCGCAGATCGCCGCGCCAGTCGCGGCGCTGCAGCCAGGCGGCCAGCGCCGGCCGCCGCGTCAGGTCCTGCTGCAGCGCCGGCAACGGCTGCGGCTGGCCGAACAGGCGCAGGTTGGCGACCAGCAGCGTGGTGCTGCGCGGCGCCGCGGCATAGCCGTGCGCGGCACGGTGCAGCCCGGCCAGCGCGCGCCCGGCGGCGCTGGCGTGGGCAGTGCCGGTGAACGCGGTCCACGACATCGCCTCGCGGTAGCTGTCCGCGCCCTCGGCGGCGCGGTGCACCTCGTAGGTCCAGTCGCCCGACTGCACCGCGCCGGCGCCCTCCGCGGTGCGCAGCAGGGTCGGCACCGGCGCGCCGCGTGCGCGCAGGTGCGCGATGAAGCGATGCTCCTCGCCCAGCGTGCGCACGTCGCGTACGCGGCGGTGATGGCGTTTGACGAACAGCGTGCCGGCGCTGGTCTCGACCTCGGCCGCCGCGGAGAACGGGCGCGGGCTGTGCCAGCGCAAGGCGCGCACGGCATCGGGCAGTGCGAAGCGCCGCAGCAGCGCGTCCACCTCGTCGGCGCGCAGCAGCGGCCAATCGGCGGCCGCGGTGGCCACGCTCATGCCGTGCATCTGGTGGCGCGCGCTCATGCCGCAGCCGCGGCGGGCCAGCGCGGGGCCATGGCGCGGTACCAGGCCCCGGCGTCGGCCGGCACGCCGTGCGGCTGTGCCAGCCATTGCGCATGGGCCTGCGGCAGCGGCCGGCGCATCGGTCCCCGGTGCGCGGCGTGCAGCGCGGCCGGCGCGATCGCGCGCCGCGGTTCCCTGCCGGTGCGGCGCGCCAGCCGGTGCCTGCGCGGCAACGCGGCGAAGCCGCAGTGGCCGCGCAGCAACTGGGCCAGGCCGTGGCCAAGCCAGGGCTGGGGCGGTTGTGGCACCGGCGGCAGGCCGCCTTCGCGGGAGCAACCGGGCTCGCGCGCCGGCTGGAAGCCGGCCGGGTTCGGCCGCCGATGGACGCCTTCCGGCATGGCGCGCAGTGGGCGCAGGGCGCGGCCGGCCGGCGCGGAGCGGCCGCGCTTGCCTGCGCCGCAACCTGGTCTAGACCAATGGCCTGCGCGGTGATCGCTGCGCCCGATGGATCCATTGGCTGAACGGGCGACGGCGCCGCCGGGCCGTGGGCACGCGCGCAGGCCGGCGCGGCGTGCGCGGTTTCTGGGGCGTGGCGGCAGCGTTGGACAGGGACGAGCGCTGGCCGGCATCTGCACTGTGCGTAATGAATGAAGAGACGCGGAGGGCTCCGCAGCCCCGTGGACGACGGCCTGCTGCCTGGCGGGCCGCGCGTCGACGGCCGCAGAGTATGCGCGGCAATCGGGCGCTCTGCCACGCCTGCGGCGCGTCGGCGCTGCCGCGTTGCGGGATAATCGGCGGATGAGCGAACAACAGATGGCCGTGGTGGTGGTGACCTACGCGAGCGGCAGCACCATCGACGCCTGCCTGCAGCGGCTGCGCGCGGCGGCCGGCGTCGCCCAGATCCGCGTGGTCGACAACGCCTCGCGCGACGCCACCCTGGCGATCGTGCAACGGCATGCGCTGGAGGATCCGCGCGTGCGCTTCATCGCCAATCCCGACAATCCCGGCTTCGCCAGTGCCTGCAACCAGGGGGCGGCGGCCAGCGATGCGCCATGGCTGGCGTTCGTCAATCCGGACCTGATGGTCGAAGCCGACACGCTGGCGCTGCTGCGCGCGCAGGCGGCCATGCTCGGCGACGCGCTGCTCGGCGTAGAGCAGGTCGACGAGCACGGCCGCACCGACACGGCGGTGCGCCGCCGCGATCCGGACTTCGCGGCGATGCTGCGGCATCCCCTGGCCGGTTCGCGGCTGGCGGTGGCCGCCGATCCGGCGCAACCGCTGCAGCGCGTGCAAGCGCTGTCCGGCGCGCTGCTGTTGCTGCCGCGCGCGCTGTTCGAACGGATCGGCGGCTGGGACGCCGGCTACCGGCTGCATGCCGAGGACCTGGATCTGTGCCGCCGCGCGCGTCAGGCCGGGGCCACAGTGGCGGTGCTCAACAGCGTGCGCGTGCTGCACGTGCGCGGAGTTTCCAGCCGCAAGCGGCCATGGTTCGTGGAATGGCACAAGCACCGCGGGCTGTGGCGCTACTTCCGCAAGTTCGAGGCGCCGGCATGCGCGCTGCCGGTGCGTGCGGCGGTGTGGTCGGCGATCTGGCTGCATGCCTGGGCCACCTTCGCCAGGCTGTGCTGGCGGCGTCCTGGCTGACCGCAGCACCATCTTGGTGCGTGTGCCGCGTCACGCTGTCTGCGCGATGAGAAATCCATCCACTTCGCGATGTGAATCAAGGGCAGGGTGTTGCGGTTCCGTC encodes:
- a CDS encoding UTRA domain-containing protein; this encodes MPTPLNPAAGFGQRIVDALLARIAGGEWAADQRLPVERELATLFGCTRITLREALQQLESEGRIYRENRRGWFVSASRVRQDPTSIAGFMQYVAAQGGAPRTELLGARRQPAGPALARQLELDDAQAEVFVLQRRRWIGRRAVLLETNAILAAWAPTLLEHDLAGSLSAVLGQRLGLRQARSRLSMYPATLDAEQAALLQSTAGTPCFRLQRVSYAADGRAVEFDIESWRHDVLEVTVAVQAPPE
- the egtB gene encoding ergothioneine biosynthesis protein EgtB; translated protein: MQATSAAPSSLPVASSVSLAARFRSVRQYSSQLAAPLSEEDAMVQSMDDASPAKWHLAHTTWFFERFVLAADGGYRAVDPQWDFLFNSYYQSVGPMHARPRRGVLSRPSMAQVRDYRAEVEARVLARLRTGDLSAQTLHVLELGLHHEQQHQELLLTDIKHAFWSNPLAPAYRHDLAAAPAPASALRWIQRDEQLCEIGAPGWPAHAAFAYDNESPRHRVLVPAHALASRPVSNAEYAAFVADGGYRNVALWLSDGWARRNAGDWQRPLYWHADGEREFTLGGWRARDPHAPVCHISLFEADAYARWAGARLPTEAEWEQAATGVAIAGNFADADALHPHSAAPNEAGLQQLFGDVWEWTGSAYLAYPGFRPWSGALGEYNGKFMNAQWVLRGASCATPHDHVRASYRNFFPSDARWQFAGVRLAKDPA
- a CDS encoding aminotransferase class V-fold PLP-dependent enzyme, whose translation is MAAAAPAVPVDLAEAPYAFALPGGVRYLDTASKGPRLASVLAAGQAALAASTTPWALSFEAWRVQIETLRGLAAATLFEGDVDGVAMVPSAAYGLATAARQLPLAAGEAILLLDGQFPSNLLLWQQRCAETGAHLAVVRCGPQQDWTEAVLAALDAQPRVRIATLPNADWRDGALLDLDRIAARVHAAGAALVLDLSQSLGVLPARLAAWRPQFVVAVGHKWLLGPMGLAWLWAAPQWRAHGVPIEHHWQARDPGADWSFPAEAPPPFRAGARRFDAGGVAEPLRLAMATAALRQVRHWQPARIASRLGDLGAAFETELQAQGAGDWTVPGHAPHLSALRPPASAMQALLPWLQRAQVICTHRHGALRIAPYLQLTPEAMRGLAREMVAAARG
- the pnuC gene encoding nicotinamide riboside transporter PnuC, with translation MSPLELLAVLVNVLGVWLTARRIRWCWPVNVVAVLLYAWLFYQWKLYSDMLLQGVYVFLQGYGWWRWSQGRLEHGKVHVGPLPLREGVLSLLAGAAGAVLLGWLMHRHTDAALPWLDAALSAFSLVASFWAARKRIANWGLWIVLDCVYVGVFVYKGLYPTAALYAGFVALAVYGLRLWQAERRRAGAVPPLP
- a CDS encoding TonB-dependent siderophore receptor, whose translation is MVHPSRSTAPLALTLALAIAAPARALAADAAGPGDVPQTPVELETVNVQGEPPRNRSALAGYGDATLLDTPAAIAVIDRTQLDDRQVRVLSEVLRADAAVGDSYAPIGYYENFVVRGYSLNAANSYRINGLTVTGEQNVALENKDQVQVLKGLSGLQSGLAEPAGVIDYATKRPQQVRSLLLGMDDDGGRYAAVDLGDWFGRDRQFGLRVNAAHEDIRSYVAHADGHRNFLSLAADWKIDPQSTLQLDVEYQDRQQRSVPGYQLLGGERVPADVSVHRLLAYQPWSKPVGIDALNAQLRYQYRFNATWHAQLAAAHSRAAIDDYSSFAWGCYGAASCAGDAVPNHFSREGDYDIYDYRSPDDTRRNDQVQATVSGSFATGPLQHQLNAGVDYLHRTIDQHGSINEWIGSGNIDADPPLLAQAEAALDPKRRRLDSTQKSLLASDRIGIGDAWQLLLGARQVRYDERAWDRNGRLTRQTRRSELLPQAALLFKPQPALALYASFAKGLTPGGTASWFARNADAILAPTSAYQREAGLKYERAGLALGAALFDIRQSYQYAQPQADGSFLYLQQGRLHNRGIELSADGAIGAGLHVQASVAGIRARAEDTGAPAYEGHQALNVPRLRASAQASWDVPGARGLALLGGAQYSGAKYADRIGHVAVGGYTVYTLGARYATRLGTVPTTLRLSVDNLADKRYWRDVGEYLGDDYLFLGAPRTARLAVQFDF
- a CDS encoding NAD+ synthase, which encodes MSASLRIAMAQFDFPVGAVTQNTDRIVAMIDEARDEYGADIVLFPELAVSGYPPEDLLLRPGFLADCELAVQRIAVRVHGIVAVVGWPQSAGSVVYNAVSVLRGGRVERTYRKRELPNYAVFDERRYFDVDPDGGSCVFEVKGTPVGVVICEDLWFPEPLADTARSGAELVLVPNASPYERGKHAQRDALLAERTRQTGVALAYLNVVGGQDALVFDGASVVADGDGSVHPAAAAFTDQWLVVDYAAQTRSFTLLRWIDDGDESVDALAWRAVVRGLRDYCGKNRFAKVWLGLSGGIDSALVLAMAVDALGADKVTAVRLPSRYTADLSNDLAAEQCRALGVKLETVAIEPAFEGLLQALGPLFEGTQPDVAEENLQSRSRGVILMALSNKFGGLLLTTGNKSEYAVGYATIYGDMCGGYAPLKDLYKSEVFGLAKWRNTVGGAPVIPPAAIARPPSAELRANQTDQDSLPPYDVLDGILYRYVDQEQSRDEIVAAGYAAEVVDHVVRLVRITEWKRHQAAPGPKVSRRAFGRERRYPITNGYQA
- the egtD gene encoding L-histidine N(alpha)-methyltransferase, with the protein product MNAATARALTEAALTDLHPQPDDIAADAIAGLSRRPKQLPSKYFYDAEGSRLFEAITRQPEYYLTRTELDLLEARMPSIAQAAGSGAHVVELGSGSGRKTELLLEGLRAPVAYTPIEISRDMLMSSTARLAERFPRIQMLPVCADFTAPVALPAPRRAARRTLVFFPGSTLGNFTREDGVRLLASMRETMRHDGRALIGIDLDKDPALLDAAYNDAAGVTAQFTVNLLRRLNREIGSDFDLAQFRHRAVYARDRQRIETFLVSQRAQQVHVAGRRFDFAAGEAMQVEYSHKYTDQNFGEMAAAAGLRVSHGWNAQDDAFGLRLLQAV